Proteins found in one Populus alba chromosome 14, ASM523922v2, whole genome shotgun sequence genomic segment:
- the LOC118041320 gene encoding scarecrow-like transcription factor PAT1, translated as MQASKQLRGSGISGRFLYQQMQEVEAYCKPQSRTLDRQIYSSGSTQGTPFTIPNSHEQYCTLESSSANGSYAAYNSPSTVSFSPNGSPLSQQESQSYSLEPRHSPDNASGSPLSGSCITDDAHDFRHKLRELETVMFGPDSDIIDSIENALESGTNIESLEMESWRQIMDVISRGDLKQVLIACAKAVSDNDLLMAQCLMDKLRQMVSVSGEPIQRLGAYMLEGLVARLASSGSSICKGLRCKEPASSEMLSYMHILYEVCAYFKFGYMSANGAIAEAMKDENRVHIIDFQIGQGSQWISLIQAFAARPGGPPHIRITGIDDSTSAYARGGGLSIVGKRLSKLAESFKVPFEFQAAAMSGCEVQIENLGVRRGEALAVNFAFVLHHLPDESVSTQNHRDRVLRLVKSMSPKVVTLVEQESNTNTAAFFPRFLETLNYYTAMFESIDMTLPRDHKERINVEQHCLARDVVNIIACEGSERVERHELLGKWRSRFRMAGFTPYPLSTLVNATIKTLLENYSDRYRLQERDGALYLGWMNRDLVASCAWK; from the coding sequence ATGCAAGCATCGAAACAACTCAGAGGTTCGGGCATTTCCGGCAGATTTCTCTATCAACAGATGCAAGAAGTTGAAGCCTACTGCAAGCCTCAGTCCAGAACTTTAGACCGCCAGATATACTCCAGTGGCAGCACCCAAGGAACCCCCTTCACCATTCCAAACTCTCATGAGCAATACTGCACGCTGGAGTCATCTTCAGCAAATGGCAGCTATGCTGCTTACAACTCCCCATCAACTGTCAGTTTCTCACCAAATGGAAGCCCATTGTCACAGCAAGAGTCTCAGTCGTATTCACTTGAGCCACGTCATTCCCCTGACAATGCCAGTGGTTCTCCATTAAGTGGCTCCTGCATTACTGATGATGCCCATGATTTCAGGCACAAGTTGAGAGAATTAGAAACTGTGATGTTTGGGCCTGATTCTGATATTATTGACAGCATTGAAAATGCACTTGAGAGTGGGACGAACATCGAGTCACTGGAAATGGAGAGCTGGAGACAAATAATGGATGTGATTTCTAGAGGGGACCTAAAACAAGTCCTTATTGCCTGCGCAAAAGCAGTGTCAGATAATGATCTGTTAATGGCACAGTGCTTGATGGACAAGTTACGCCAGATGGTCTCAGTTTCTGGTGAACCAATTCAAAGATTGGGAGCATACATGTTGGAAGGGCTTGTTGCACGCCTGGCCTCCTCAGGGAGTTCCATCTGCAAAGGTTTAAGGTGCAAAGAACCAGCAAGTTCCGAGATGCTGTCTTACATGCACATTCTTTATGAGGTTTGTGCCTATTTCAAATTTGGGTACATGTCTGCAAATGGTGCCATCGCAGAAGCCATGAAGGATGAAAACAGGGTTcatataattgattttcaaattgGTCAGGGGAGTCAGTGGATCAGTCTGATCCAGGCCTTTGCAGCAAGGCCTGGTGGGCCACCCCACATCCGCATTACAGGTATTGATGATTCCACATCAGCATATGCCCGTGGAGGAGGACTGAGTATAGTGGGAAAAAGGCTATCTAAGCTTGCTGAGTCATTTAAGGTGCCATTTGAGTTTCAAGCTGCTGCCATGTCTGGCTGTGAGGTTCAGATAGAAAACCTTGGTGTTCGACGTGGGGAGGCTCTAGCTGTGAACTTTGCATTTGTACTTCACCACTTGCCTGATGAGAGTGTCAGCACTCAGAATCACCGGGATCGGGTGCTGAGGCTAGTTAAAAGCATGTCTCCAAAGGTGGTCACCCTTGTTGAGCAGGAATCTAACACGAATACTGCTGCATTCTTCCCTCGGTTCCTCGAGACACTGAACTATTATACTGCTATGTTTGAATCCATTGATATGACCCTTCCAAGAGACCACAAGGAACGGATCAATGTGGAACAGCATTGCCTGGCAAGGGATGTTGTTAACATAATAGCATGCGAGGGAAGTGAGAGGGTGGAAAGACACGAGCTTCTCGGGAAGTGGAGATCGCGATTCAGAATGGCTGGGTTTACTCCATACCCACTAAGCACCTTGGTGAATGCCACCATCAAAACACTGCTAGAGAACTATTCTGATAGATATAGGCTTCAAGAAAGAGATGGGGCTCTTTATCTTGGCTGGATGAACAGAGATTTGGTGGCATCTTGTGCATGGAAGTGA
- the LOC118041335 gene encoding WRKY transcription factor 1 → MVSSEEVPDEVSPKELQKRQSLVDGTDTKPQTHDVGGHASQQEGIPASYAPGKSLENTGGRISELDKEGSVSSITPRKVSHAPGSDLRSMQSGQEGRTPIMREKVSEDGYHWRKYGQKLVKGNEFIRSYYKCTHTSCQAKKQLECSHDGKLADIVYLGEHEHPKPQHNLPQAVGCVLSVVEEKPDHLLLTGVEESHEPHPIESTNTSQISSVTSSEDVKRVLSEPKRIRDEVDVDDDQRSKRRKKSSCNDRSTPVDTPTSEPRLVIQTKSEVDIVSDGYRWRKYGQKLVKGNPNPRSYYRCSSPGCPVKKHVERASHDPKLVITSYEGQHDHDMPPSRTITHNTPGLNTCTTTIQNGELGTKSGEGNAISPEMVVCNSSDSNIKLEEKPSSESRNKWKESNSGHESKSCEQQTGNTNATKASGAANLDIVVNTNPVSAGRSTEQHDGESRIEPKENSAACGVHNITPGPESNPNEQHVLNSEPVQS, encoded by the exons ATGGTTTCTTCAGAGGAAGTTCCAGATGAAGTTTCTCCAAAGGAGTTGCAGAAAAGACAGAGCCTAGTTGATGGGACTGACACAAAACCACAGACCCACGATGTTGGAGGTCATGCTTCACAACAAGAAGGAATCCCTGCTTCATATGCCCCTGGGAAATCTTTGGAGAATACTGGGGGGCGTATATCGGAGTTAGACAAAGAAGGAAGTGTTTCTTCTATAACACCACGGAAGGTCTCACATGCCCCTGGCAGTGATCTCCGTTCCATGCAATCTGGTCAGGAAGGAAGGACTCCTATCATGCGGGAAAAAGTGTCAGAGGATGGATATCACTGGCGAAAATATGGGCAGAAACTTGTTAAAGGAAATGAATTTATACGGAGCTATTACAAATGTACACATACAAGTTGTCAAGCGAAAAAGCAGTTGGAATGTTCACATGATGGGAAGCTTGCTGATATTGTTTACCTTGGTGAGCATGAGCATCCCAAACCTCAACATAACCTCCCGCAAGCTGTTGGTTGTGTCCTGTCTGTTGTTGAAGAAAAACCTGATCATCTTTTATTGACTGGTGTTGAAG AAAGTCATGAACCTCATCCGATTGAGTCAACAAATACCTCTCAGATCTCTTCTGTTACGTCCAGTGAGGATGTGAAACGTGTGCTATCAGAACCAAAAAGGATAAGGGACGAGGTTGATGTAGATGATGATCAACGCTCAAAACGACG GAAGAAAAGTAGCTGTAATGACAGGTCTACTCCTGTAGATACACCAACTAGTGAGCCACGTCTTGTCATTCAAACAAAAAGCGAGGTCGATATTGTCAGTGATGGGTATCGATGGCGTAAATATGGGCAGAAATTGGTAAAAGGCAATCCAAATCCCAG GAGCTACTACAGGTGTTCAAGTCCTGGATGTCCTGTAAAGAAACATGTAGAGAGGGCATCTCATGACCCAAAATTGGTTATAACCAGTTATGAGGGACAACATGATCACGATATGCCTCCTTCTAGGACTATTACTCATAACACACCTGGTCTCAACACTTGTACAACTACCATCCAGAATGGCGAGTTGGGTACAAAATCAGGAGAAGGCAATGCCATTTCCCCTGAAATGGTTGTGTGTAATAGTTCAGATTCCAACATCAAATTGGAGGAGAAACCGAGTTCCGAGTCAAGAAATAAATGGAAAGAAAGTAATTCAGGCCATGAAAGTAAATCATGTGAGCAGCAGACTGGCAACACAAATGCCACGAAAGCAAGTGGTGCTGCTAACCTTGATATTGTTGTCAACACCAATCCTGTGTCAGCAGGTAGATCGACTGAGCAACATGATGGTGAGTCAAGAATTGAGCCAAAAGAGAACAGTGCTGCTTGTGGTGTCCATAACATTACCCCAGGTCCAGAGAGTAATCCAAATGAACAGCACGTACTAAATTCAGAGCCTGTCCAAAGCTAA